The proteins below are encoded in one region of Silene latifolia isolate original U9 population chromosome 2, ASM4854445v1, whole genome shotgun sequence:
- the LOC141643309 gene encoding transcription factor bHLH30-like isoform X2 has translation MMYSSKVRRLSPEEKALEACRSHKEAERQRRERINGHIATLRALLLPNLNKTDKASVLKEVVRQVRELKKATSELTNDRNDVDGFKSCLFPGDIDEVKLCRSENDTSTLIATLCCEERPDLIMDLTRALNSVKAKVVRAETSTIGGRTKTVLWVRGVSGAGGIGGGPEGLLKRALKVVVDKPCSSSRMGYGFLGGKMHYPY, from the exons ATGATGTATTCTTCCAAGGTAAGGCGGCTCTCGCCAGAGGAGAAAGCTCTTGAAGCATGCCGGAGCCATAAGGAAGCTGAGAGGCAACGTCGTGAGCGTATCAATGGTCACATTGCTACCCTTAGGGCTCTTCTCCTTCCTAACCTTAACAAA ACAGACAAAGCATCAGTGTTGAAAGAAGTGGTCCGACAAGTGAGAGAACTTAAAAAGGCGACCTCTGAATTGACAAATGATCGAAACGACGTCGATGGGTTCAAATCCTGTTTGTTCCCAGGGGACATTGACGAGGTTAAACTATGTCGGAGTGAAAATGACACTTCTACCCTCATTGCTACTTTGTGTTGTGAGGAAAGGCCTGATCTCATTATGGACCTCACTAGGGCACTCAATTCTGTCAAAGCAAAGGTAGTGAGGGCCGAAACTTCGACAATCGGTGGCCGTACAAAGACTGTGTTATGGGTTCGTGGCGTTTCCGGGGCCGGAGGAATCGGTGGTGGGCCTGAGGGGTTGCTTAAGAGGGCTTTGAAGGTGGTGGTGGATAAGCCTTGCTCTTCTTCTAGAATGGGCTATGGGTTCCTGGGTGGTAAGATGCATTATCCATATTAA
- the LOC141643309 gene encoding putative transcription factor bHLH107 isoform X1 produces MLVNTMPSYYELGMSSNMNTTNNTNNCFLKEPTTTTTTTTTTTTTTTTTTSRLNESSIIGGASNIAVPFMMYSSKVRRLSPEEKALEACRSHKEAERQRRERINGHIATLRALLLPNLNKTDKASVLKEVVRQVRELKKATSELTNDRNDVDGFKSCLFPGDIDEVKLCRSENDTSTLIATLCCEERPDLIMDLTRALNSVKAKVVRAETSTIGGRTKTVLWVRGVSGAGGIGGGPEGLLKRALKVVVDKPCSSSRMGYGFLGGKMHYPY; encoded by the exons ATGTTGGTGAATACAATGCCAAGTTACTATGAGCTAGGAATGTCATCAAATATGAATACTACTAATAATACAAACAACTGTTTTCTTAAGGagcctacaacaacaacaacaacaacaacaacaacaacaacaacaacaacaacaacaacaagtagATTAAATGAGAGTAGCATAATTGGTGGTGCAAGTAACATAGCAGTACCCTTTATGATGTATTCTTCCAAGGTAAGGCGGCTCTCGCCAGAGGAGAAAGCTCTTGAAGCATGCCGGAGCCATAAGGAAGCTGAGAGGCAACGTCGTGAGCGTATCAATGGTCACATTGCTACCCTTAGGGCTCTTCTCCTTCCTAACCTTAACAAA ACAGACAAAGCATCAGTGTTGAAAGAAGTGGTCCGACAAGTGAGAGAACTTAAAAAGGCGACCTCTGAATTGACAAATGATCGAAACGACGTCGATGGGTTCAAATCCTGTTTGTTCCCAGGGGACATTGACGAGGTTAAACTATGTCGGAGTGAAAATGACACTTCTACCCTCATTGCTACTTTGTGTTGTGAGGAAAGGCCTGATCTCATTATGGACCTCACTAGGGCACTCAATTCTGTCAAAGCAAAGGTAGTGAGGGCCGAAACTTCGACAATCGGTGGCCGTACAAAGACTGTGTTATGGGTTCGTGGCGTTTCCGGGGCCGGAGGAATCGGTGGTGGGCCTGAGGGGTTGCTTAAGAGGGCTTTGAAGGTGGTGGTGGATAAGCCTTGCTCTTCTTCTAGAATGGGCTATGGGTTCCTGGGTGGTAAGATGCATTATCCATATTAA